Proteins found in one Mustela lutreola isolate mMusLut2 chromosome 12, mMusLut2.pri, whole genome shotgun sequence genomic segment:
- the LOC131812129 gene encoding uncharacterized protein LOC131812129: MDAPRCGCCARRRLLTSFNTRAAAARTPGSAHSPAGRVIRTTKALTRGGPPARRIRTVIKNARTILSLPPPPLCSATAAPPFGIRGAPPRSLRALARPPDLPRAQNRSAPGARGKSRRWSPRAARARAASTQGLPPLLLLFPARSALSPTFPPSAPAPHEVTAQGPVARTHLQAPAPSQHLSPDTVVSRNHRLAAAPSPARAPVPLPAFFHPSRHWLRLFHLSKPDYLKEKKKGKARSSPRRISHSGRWMLVLKEMALSSTSTFGKRAKLKETAACSRSDIWTLSGAGAAGASGPGAPPATVSRPAALLLLRHPPCARTPFALAARLLSVVAPPLLPCSAAASRLPRHGLFTARHRPSSPFPAVVHSAQEKRGKERKRQHKGGVSRGDRGGLRTRSSAPERSAAGPRRPGWMELGRGLAGSSKAGGRAQDAAFRRAALTRCPNLPGLQSVAIDLERRWLPARPGRLGVWQRMWD, translated from the exons ATGGATGCCCCAA GATGCGGCTGCTGCGCTCGGCGACGGCTCCTCACTAGCTTTAACACCAGGGCCGCAGCGGCCCGCACACCCGGCTCTGCCCACTCACCCGCTGGCCGCGTGATCCGCACCACGAAAGCCCTCACTCGCGGCGGGCCACCAGCGCGCCGAATCCGCACTGTGATCAAAAACGCGCGCACCATACTCTCGCTGCCGCCACCTCCGCTGTGCTCCGCGACCGCTGCGCCGCCTTTTGGCATCAGAG gCGCGCCCCCGCGTTCCCTGCGCGCCCTCGCGCGCCCCCCCGACCTCCCCCGGGCTCAGAACCGTTCAGCGCCCGGCGCGCGCGGGAAAAGCCGGCGGTGGAGCCCGAGGGCTGCGCGCGCGCGGGCCGCAAGCACCCAAGGCTTGCCTccgctcctcctcctctttcccgcCCGATCCGCGctctcccccaccttcccacccTCCGCGCCGGCGCCCCACGAAGTGACAGCTCAAGGGCCTGTCGCCAGAACGCATCTCCAGGCCCCCGCCCCCTCGCAACATTTGTCACCTGACACGGTCGTAAGCAGGAACCACCGCCTTGCGGCGGCTCCCAGTCCTGCTCGCGCCCCGGTTCCCCTACCCGCCTTCTTTCATCCCTCGCGCCACTGGCTAAGGCTCTTCCATCTATCCAAACCggattatttaaaagagaaaaagaaaggaaaagcaaggtCATCTCCGCGCCGCATCAGCCATTCAGGACGCTGGATGTTGGTTTTGAAAGAAATGGCGCTAAGCTCCACTTCTACATTTGGGAAACGAGCGAAATTAAAGGAAACCGCTGCCTGCAGCCGAAGCGACATCTGGACACTGAGTGGCGCTGGCGCCGCGGGAGCAAGCGGGCCGGGCGCCCCACCAG CCACGGTTTCCCGGCCCgcggccctcctcctcctccgccatCCTCCCTGCGCTCGGACTCCGTTCGCTCTCGCCGCCAGACTCCTCAGCGTGGTCGCTCCCCCGCTCCTCCCTTGCTCCGCCGCCGCCTCTCGTCTTCCACGCCACGGATTATTTACTGCCCGCCAccgtccctcctcccccttccccgccGTGGTCCACTCGGCACAGGAAAAgcgggggaaggaaaggaagcggCAGCATAAAGGAGGGGTGAGTCGAGGAGACAGAGGCGGCCTGAGGACGCGGAGCTCAGCTCCCGAGCGCAGTGCGGCAGGTCCCCGGCGGCCGGGCTGGATGGAGCTCGGACGCGGGCTCGCTGGCTCCTCGAAGGCGGGAGGTCGAGCGCAGGACGCGGCTTTCAGGCGGGCGGCGCTGACCCGGTGCCCCAACCTCCCCGGCCTGCAGTCAGTCGCGATCGATCTAGAGCGTCGCTGGCTGCCGGCGCGGCCTGGCCGGCTGGGCGTGTGGCAGAGGATGTGGGACTAG